In Pristis pectinata isolate sPriPec2 chromosome 2, sPriPec2.1.pri, whole genome shotgun sequence, the sequence GTCGACATCCAGAACAAGCGCTTCTACCTGGACGTCAAGCAGAACGCCAAGGGCCGCTTCCTGAAGATCGCCGAGGTGGGCACGGCGGGCCGCAAGAGCCGCCTCACCGTCTCCATGCCGCTGGCGGCCGAGATGCGCGACCGCCTGGGCGACTTCATCGAGCACTACGCGCAGCTCGGGCCCGGCGGAGGGGGTATCGGCGACGCCAGTTCCCGCAGGCATCCTCCCCCACCGCCGCACCACCCCCCGGCCCCAGCCCAGCCGCAGGCCCCGCCGCCAACCCGGGCCCAGTTGGGGCAGGGCGAGGCGCCGACGCAGcgggtcctgaagagcgagtaccTGGTGCGGGAGAACCGCAAGTATTACCTCGACCTGAAGGAGAACCAGCGCGGCCGTTTCCTGCGCATCCGCCAGACCATGAGCCGAGGCCCGGGCTGGGGCTACTCGGGCCAGGGACAGACCATCGCCCTCCCCGCTCAAGGCCTCATCGAGTTCAGGGACGCTTTGGCCCGGTTGATCGAGGATTATGGTGTTGGCGGCGGGCCAGGCCCCGGGGGAGGAGGCGGCGGCGACCCGGGCGACGGCGCCGCAGCCTTCGTGCCGCCCGAGCTGCCCGAAGGCACCTCGGTGCCCGTTGACAACAAGAGGTTCTTCTTCGACGTCGGCTCCAACCGCTACGGCGTGTTCCTGCGAGTGAGCGAGGTCAAGCCGGCTTACCGGCACTCCATCACCGTCCCCAGCAAAGCCTGGGCCCGCTTCGGCGACAACTTCATCCGGTACGCCGAGGAGATGAGGGCGATCCAGGAGAAGCGCAGGGACAGGAGAGCCGAGCTCTCCCGGGAAACGGTAGCCAAcagtgaagaagaagaagaagattgACATCCAGTACTTAGCCTTTGATATCATTTCAACTTTATCAATATAAGCTCTGAGATCATTTCCAGTGCCTCTATCCTTATTACTCTTTTCCCCCTTCCCTGGTTGCCATCCCAACCATTTTCGCCTCCCATAACTGCAATCtctcctcctttgctccatggatCACTGTGTCACCCCTCCTGCCAGATTGCTGTCCCTCACCTTTTCCCTAGTTTTTACTCCATTCACCACTGTCCTGCCATCATCTTCCAAGCTGCCACTTCCCTTCGTCCTGTTTGCTCTTTTCCCAGGTCTCTAATCACTGCTCATCACCTCCTCTCCCCTGATTGCCATATCTCCTCCCATCGCCAATTTCTCCTCCCATCACCATGCCTCTTCCCCTTCTTCGCtaaccctccccactccccctcccatttcACATCACAGTCACCAACCCTACTCTATTTGGTTCTCTTTTTGCCCCTGAACCCTGCATGATCATTCTGTCTTCTTCCACCAATTTTCAACCCTGGGTGTGT encodes:
- the LOC127580038 gene encoding transcriptional activator protein Pur-beta-like: MADRDGQGETGAPPPEATVRQGSPLPAAHPLPEEEEETVAGENEEAEDEASPAAGPPPLPPPPPLLLQTQELASKRVDIQNKRFYLDVKQNAKGRFLKIAEVGTAGRKSRLTVSMPLAAEMRDRLGDFIEHYAQLGPGGGGIGDASSRRHPPPPPHHPPAPAQPQAPPPTRAQLGQGEAPTQRVLKSEYLVRENRKYYLDLKENQRGRFLRIRQTMSRGPGWGYSGQGQTIALPAQGLIEFRDALARLIEDYGVGGGPGPGGGGGGDPGDGAAAFVPPELPEGTSVPVDNKRFFFDVGSNRYGVFLRVSEVKPAYRHSITVPSKAWARFGDNFIRYAEEMRAIQEKRRDRRAELSRETVANSEEEEED